A single region of the Gephyromycinifex aptenodytis genome encodes:
- a CDS encoding acyl-CoA-like ligand-binding transcription factor has translation MTSPAFDASATPDSEPDGLPSCEQTEGLRERKKRETRRRIHHCALDLVAEHGIAGITTEQIAAAAEVSPRTFFNYFPTKDAAIVGASPDLPERLAAHLLKRPAAEDILTALRAVLLAAFGTLTSDEALRRRRRDVFARHPELSVTTIGMTMELEKVLSAAVAQRLEADPNDPYPRLIAAATLAVTRAAFVHAQYAPQHPPIADTLQLAFAQVLQPPAAAK, from the coding sequence ATGACGTCACCCGCGTTCGACGCATCTGCGACCCCCGACTCAGAGCCCGACGGGCTTCCGTCCTGCGAACAGACCGAGGGTCTTCGCGAACGCAAGAAACGCGAAACGCGGCGCCGCATCCACCACTGCGCCTTGGACCTGGTCGCCGAACACGGCATCGCCGGCATCACCACCGAACAGATCGCAGCCGCCGCCGAGGTCAGCCCGCGCACCTTTTTCAACTACTTCCCCACCAAGGACGCCGCGATCGTCGGCGCCAGCCCCGACCTGCCGGAGCGGCTGGCCGCGCACCTGCTGAAGCGTCCGGCAGCAGAGGACATCCTCACTGCGCTGCGGGCCGTGCTGCTGGCTGCTTTCGGCACTCTGACCAGCGACGAAGCGCTACGCCGCCGCCGCCGCGACGTTTTCGCCCGCCACCCGGAGCTGTCCGTGACCACGATCGGCATGACGATGGAACTGGAGAAGGTGCTCTCTGCGGCCGTCGCGCAACGACTCGAGGCCGACCCCAACGACCCCTACCCGCGCCTCATCGCCGCCGCCACCCTCGCGGTGACCCGGGCGGCCTTCGTGCACGCCCAGTACGCCCCGCAGCACCCGCCGATCGCCGACACCCTGCAGCTGGCGTTCGCGCAGGTTCTGCAACCGCCCGCGGCCGCGAAGTAG
- a CDS encoding MerR family transcriptional regulator, whose translation MTKTCGPAEPSSASALDISFTSPPERALTGAELAEIDLSPRFRIGEVAKRIGLSVRSIRYYEEAGLITPAGRTSGGFRMYSEVDVQRLLSIMQMKPLDFTLEAMRTVLNDLDTLRDAEAEPSQREAARERLSAVTKDVDLRWETLQRKLTIADVFRSLLRTELATGAEGAADSAD comes from the coding sequence GTGACCAAGACTTGTGGCCCCGCTGAGCCTTCCAGCGCCTCGGCCCTCGACATCTCGTTCACGAGTCCCCCGGAGCGTGCTCTCACCGGCGCTGAACTGGCCGAGATCGATTTGTCCCCGCGGTTTCGAATCGGCGAGGTGGCCAAGCGGATCGGGCTGTCCGTGCGCAGCATCCGCTACTACGAAGAGGCGGGGCTGATCACCCCGGCCGGTCGAACCAGCGGCGGCTTCCGGATGTACTCCGAGGTCGACGTGCAGCGGCTGCTATCGATCATGCAGATGAAACCGCTGGACTTCACGCTGGAAGCGATGCGAACGGTCCTGAACGACCTGGACACCCTGCGCGACGCCGAGGCCGAGCCCAGTCAACGGGAAGCAGCCCGGGAACGACTCAGCGCCGTGACCAAGGATGTTGACCTGCGATGGGAGACCTTGCAGCGCAAGCTCACCATCGCCGATGTCTTCCGCTCGTTGCTGCGCACCGAACTCGCGACCGGCGCTGAGGGCGCGGCCGACTCAGCAGACTGA
- a CDS encoding AAA family ATPase produces the protein MSPASDPLVASLLSAVQAAPDDVPLRLHLVALLQDRGEPVEAVRQTAAALAIDPGNTEARTQMLRLLRPASDTNADSAPLAGAGSAFAVSAETAAPHQGQSAASDARSPESQTPDSSPLAESTPSADTDMSNEATEEEPDDAPWGVEDSDVTLADVGGMSVAKENLEAAVLAPMRNPELRRLYHQSRRGGVLMYGPPGCGKTFLARAVAGELEARFLAVCLGALNEENAESEIEAVFATAREQAPVLLYLKQLEALGRRGPARRAATGRAVSQLAAELDKGPAGNYGVTVLAASDAPWDVDPVLRRPGRLERTLLVLPPDLEARAVIFQQHLGADAAQVDVHELALFAEGYSGADIAGAAEDARSRAREEGRPVSLEQVRAALQRIEPSADAWLEKAQGASGLDADESAYVGLREYLKSRPR, from the coding sequence GTGAGCCCCGCCTCGGATCCCCTCGTCGCGAGCCTGCTGAGCGCTGTGCAGGCCGCCCCCGATGACGTCCCGCTGCGACTGCACCTGGTCGCATTGCTGCAGGATCGGGGTGAGCCTGTCGAAGCTGTGCGTCAGACGGCCGCAGCGTTGGCTATCGATCCTGGCAACACCGAAGCACGCACGCAGATGCTGCGGCTACTGCGACCCGCTTCCGATACGAACGCCGATTCCGCACCGCTTGCCGGTGCGGGGTCGGCGTTCGCCGTCTCTGCCGAGACTGCTGCTCCCCACCAGGGCCAGTCGGCTGCGAGCGACGCGCGCTCGCCGGAGTCGCAGACCCCAGACTCCAGCCCGCTGGCCGAATCCACCCCGTCCGCCGACACCGACATGTCGAATGAGGCGACCGAGGAGGAACCGGACGATGCGCCCTGGGGCGTGGAGGACTCCGATGTGACCTTGGCCGACGTCGGCGGGATGTCGGTGGCCAAGGAAAACCTGGAAGCTGCCGTGCTCGCGCCGATGCGCAACCCCGAGCTGCGCCGGCTCTATCACCAGAGCCGTCGCGGTGGGGTGCTCATGTACGGGCCTCCCGGCTGCGGCAAAACCTTCTTGGCCCGCGCCGTCGCCGGTGAACTCGAAGCTCGTTTCCTGGCGGTCTGCCTGGGTGCGCTGAACGAGGAGAACGCCGAGTCCGAGATCGAAGCGGTCTTCGCCACCGCCCGCGAGCAGGCCCCGGTGCTGCTCTACCTCAAGCAGCTCGAAGCGCTCGGACGCCGGGGTCCCGCCCGCCGTGCCGCTACCGGGCGGGCCGTCAGCCAGCTCGCCGCCGAGCTCGACAAGGGCCCCGCCGGGAACTACGGGGTCACCGTGCTGGCCGCCAGCGACGCGCCCTGGGATGTCGACCCGGTGTTGCGCCGGCCCGGTCGCCTGGAGCGGACCCTGCTGGTACTACCGCCGGATCTGGAAGCCCGCGCGGTGATCTTCCAGCAGCATCTCGGCGCCGACGCCGCCCAGGTGGACGTGCACGAATTGGCGCTGTTCGCCGAGGGCTACTCCGGCGCAGACATCGCCGGGGCTGCCGAAGACGCCCGCAGCCGCGCCCGCGAAGAAGGACGCCCGGTCAGTCTCGAACAGGTACGCGCCGCCCTGCAACGGATCGAGCCCAGCGCCGACGCCTGGCTGGAGAAGGCGCAAGGAGCCTCGGGGCTGGACGCCGACGAGAGCGCCTATGTGGGACTGCGCGAGTACCTCAAATCACGCCCGCGCTGA
- the ftsH gene encoding ATP-dependent zinc metalloprotease FtsH, translated as MPATAHPPADRRDDPSPTPWRTEGLPEAKKNDSSAAGPKKPNWRRMLFWIATLYLIVFALTSLQDSANGPKEVSYTEFTKQVDAGNVKEVYAKGDTIQGTLRDGKNHPTLEGVTYTDFSTEIPSFAGEGLEQRLAEHNTTVTAEPVVSQRGIIGNLLISFLPILLLIAFWIWLFRKQASMMGGGGLMGGKKKAPVDPETVRVTFDDVAGIDEVENEIYEIVDFLKNPEKYRKVGARAPKGVLLAGAPGTGKTLLARATAGEAGVPFFSASASEFIEMIVGVGAQRVRQLFEEARKVAPAIIFIDEIDTIGRSRGGSRAMGGHDEREQTLNQILTEMDGFSGSEGVVVLAATNRADVLDAALLRPGRFDRTIQVHAPDAAGREQILAVHSREVPLAEDVDLGAIAKSTPGMTGAELANLVNEAALLAARNDRTQVTSADMFEALEKVQLGAARNVVMPPEERRRTAYHEAGHALLGMLQPGADPVRKVSIIPRGRALGVTLSTPDTDRYGYDEEYLRGRIIGALGGMAAEEVVFGVITTGAESDLDSSTNIARQMVGRWGMSEKVGPVQIYPTDGDPRSAGFSDSILAAADDEVRRIVDECYAEAVRLLREHRDKLERITGAVLEKETLDEAEVYAAAGIERQLPVEDSPIQGSPAVPTREPAPAGEGAPASQD; from the coding sequence ATGCCAGCTACGGCCCACCCGCCCGCCGACCGGCGCGACGACCCTTCGCCCACCCCGTGGCGCACCGAGGGCCTACCGGAGGCGAAGAAGAACGACAGCTCCGCTGCCGGACCGAAGAAACCCAACTGGCGGCGAATGCTCTTCTGGATCGCCACCCTTTACCTCATCGTGTTCGCGCTGACCTCGTTGCAGGACTCGGCAAACGGACCTAAAGAGGTCAGCTACACCGAGTTCACCAAGCAGGTCGACGCGGGCAACGTCAAAGAGGTGTACGCCAAGGGCGACACGATTCAGGGCACGCTGCGTGACGGCAAGAACCACCCCACCCTCGAAGGGGTGACCTACACCGACTTCTCGACCGAGATCCCGTCCTTCGCCGGTGAAGGCCTGGAACAGCGCCTGGCCGAGCACAACACGACCGTCACGGCTGAGCCGGTGGTCTCCCAGCGGGGCATCATCGGCAATCTGCTCATCTCGTTCCTGCCGATCCTGTTGCTGATCGCCTTCTGGATCTGGTTGTTCCGCAAGCAGGCCTCCATGATGGGCGGCGGCGGGCTCATGGGCGGCAAGAAGAAGGCTCCGGTGGACCCGGAGACGGTGCGGGTCACCTTCGATGATGTGGCCGGAATCGATGAGGTCGAGAACGAGATCTACGAGATCGTCGACTTCCTGAAGAACCCCGAGAAGTACCGCAAGGTCGGGGCGCGGGCACCTAAGGGTGTGCTGCTGGCTGGTGCTCCCGGTACCGGCAAGACGCTGCTGGCCCGGGCCACGGCCGGCGAGGCCGGGGTGCCGTTCTTCTCGGCCAGCGCCAGCGAGTTCATCGAGATGATCGTCGGTGTCGGCGCGCAGCGGGTCCGGCAGCTTTTCGAGGAGGCCCGCAAGGTTGCCCCCGCGATCATCTTCATCGATGAGATCGACACCATCGGCCGCTCCCGCGGCGGCTCGCGGGCGATGGGTGGGCACGACGAACGTGAACAGACCCTCAACCAGATCCTCACCGAGATGGACGGGTTCTCCGGCAGCGAAGGGGTCGTGGTGTTGGCGGCCACCAACCGCGCCGATGTGCTGGACGCGGCGCTGCTGCGCCCGGGCCGCTTCGACCGCACGATCCAGGTGCACGCCCCGGATGCTGCTGGGCGCGAGCAGATCCTGGCTGTCCACAGCCGGGAGGTGCCGCTGGCCGAGGACGTCGACCTCGGCGCCATCGCCAAGTCCACCCCGGGGATGACCGGCGCGGAGTTGGCCAACCTGGTCAACGAAGCGGCGCTGCTCGCGGCCCGCAACGACCGCACCCAGGTGACGTCCGCTGACATGTTCGAGGCCCTGGAGAAGGTGCAACTCGGCGCCGCGCGCAATGTCGTCATGCCTCCGGAGGAACGTCGCCGAACGGCCTACCACGAGGCCGGGCACGCCCTGTTGGGGATGCTGCAGCCCGGGGCCGACCCGGTGCGCAAGGTCTCGATCATTCCGCGCGGGCGGGCGCTGGGTGTCACCTTGTCCACGCCGGACACCGACCGGTACGGCTACGACGAGGAGTACCTGCGCGGACGCATCATCGGTGCGCTGGGCGGGATGGCCGCCGAGGAGGTCGTCTTCGGGGTCATCACCACCGGCGCCGAATCGGACCTGGACTCCAGCACCAACATCGCGCGCCAGATGGTGGGGCGTTGGGGGATGAGCGAGAAGGTCGGGCCGGTGCAGATCTACCCCACCGACGGCGACCCGCGCTCGGCAGGCTTCTCGGATTCGATCCTGGCTGCTGCCGATGATGAGGTTCGCCGGATCGTCGACGAGTGCTACGCCGAGGCGGTACGCCTGCTGCGGGAGCACCGCGACAAACTGGAACGCATCACGGGCGCCGTGCTGGAGAAGGAGACCCTGGACGAGGCCGAGGTGTACGCCGCCGCCGGCATCGAACGGCAACTGCCGGTAGAGGACTCCCCGATCCAGGGCAGCCCCGCCGTCCCGACGCGCGAACCGGCCCCGGCCGGGGAGGGTGCGCCTGCGTCGCAGGACTGA
- a CDS encoding MDR family MFS transporter: protein MTSTRTDAAASTPPTAEYQLDPAGKRVFIGLMLGMLVASISQTIVSPAMPRIVAELGGMEHYSWLATSAMLVSAIAVPIVGKLSDLYGRRPFYIGGLIVFMLGSVLAGLSQSFWFLVFARVIQGLGMGTLMPLSQTIIGDIIPPRQRGKYQGLMGAVFGLSSIVGPLVGGFVTDHWGWRWLFYISLPVGLAALGAIVRFLHLEHEPRHAKIDFLGITLLTATLLCLLLATSLGGTTWAWSSTQIVTLYVAGVVLLGLFIFAETRASEPVIPLRLFRSTVFTFSNLASFGVSMLMFGALIYIPVFAQGVLGVNATQSGLIVMPMSVAMIGMSIISGLLITKFGRYKELTIAGVLIMGVGYWLLTRLEYSSSTLQLTAAMIVFGLGLGTSMQVYTLVVQNAVMRSDLGVATASTQFFRNVGSTIGIAVFGTVMTTRMTTAIPEHLPKGAAAKMPPGGLDAGAVLDPASLSSLPGPIAVAVRQGLADGLHDVFLLGLPIVAFVLIVTLLIKALPLRDTVHTPEEAGREMLDGLGQSSADDQRVPLGRESGATRTKERLLGLRLQLVCRQASRTDTPLLRAAVSELGSGDFGRGLALLERTAHMLTTEDHESAARAERYAIDVAKMGSRKGGVLSAQLRETLAAAATDLEDNQVLAGPEPTVADRYEGVDMEALTQVGTELTSALLVDLHRRP from the coding sequence GTGACATCGACTCGAACAGACGCCGCAGCGTCGACACCGCCCACGGCGGAATACCAGCTTGATCCCGCAGGTAAGCGGGTCTTCATCGGCCTCATGCTCGGCATGTTGGTCGCCTCCATCAGCCAGACGATCGTCTCCCCGGCCATGCCGCGCATCGTCGCCGAACTCGGCGGGATGGAGCACTACAGCTGGCTTGCCACCTCGGCGATGCTCGTCTCGGCGATCGCCGTCCCGATCGTCGGCAAGTTGTCGGACCTGTACGGACGCCGCCCGTTCTACATCGGCGGCCTCATCGTCTTCATGCTCGGCTCGGTTCTGGCCGGCCTGTCGCAGAGCTTCTGGTTCCTCGTTTTCGCCCGGGTGATCCAAGGCCTCGGCATGGGTACCCTGATGCCGCTGTCGCAGACGATCATCGGCGACATCATCCCGCCGCGTCAGCGCGGTAAGTATCAGGGCCTGATGGGTGCGGTCTTCGGGCTGAGCTCCATCGTCGGGCCGCTGGTCGGCGGTTTCGTCACCGACCACTGGGGCTGGCGCTGGTTGTTCTACATCAGCCTGCCGGTCGGCCTGGCTGCGCTGGGCGCCATCGTGCGCTTCCTGCACCTGGAGCACGAACCACGCCACGCCAAGATCGACTTCCTCGGCATCACGCTGCTCACCGCCACCTTGCTCTGCCTGTTGCTCGCCACCTCCCTGGGCGGCACCACGTGGGCCTGGAGTTCCACCCAGATCGTCACCCTGTACGTTGCCGGGGTCGTGCTGCTCGGGCTCTTCATCTTCGCTGAGACCCGCGCCTCCGAGCCGGTCATCCCGCTGAGGCTGTTCCGCAGCACGGTGTTCACGTTCAGCAACCTGGCCAGCTTCGGGGTCTCGATGCTCATGTTCGGCGCCCTCATCTACATCCCGGTCTTCGCCCAGGGTGTCCTCGGGGTCAACGCCACCCAGTCCGGCCTCATCGTTATGCCGATGAGCGTGGCCATGATCGGGATGAGCATCATCTCGGGTCTGCTCATCACCAAGTTCGGCCGCTACAAGGAACTGACGATCGCCGGCGTGCTCATCATGGGGGTGGGCTACTGGCTGCTGACCCGGCTCGAATACAGCTCCTCGACCTTGCAGCTGACCGCGGCGATGATCGTCTTCGGTCTCGGCCTGGGCACTTCCATGCAGGTCTACACGCTGGTCGTGCAGAACGCGGTCATGCGTTCCGACCTGGGGGTGGCGACCGCCTCCACCCAGTTCTTCCGCAACGTCGGCTCGACGATCGGCATCGCGGTCTTCGGCACGGTCATGACGACCCGAATGACTACCGCGATCCCGGAGCACCTGCCCAAGGGTGCAGCCGCCAAGATGCCCCCCGGCGGCCTGGACGCCGGCGCCGTGCTCGACCCGGCATCGTTGAGCTCATTGCCGGGCCCGATCGCGGTCGCCGTCCGGCAGGGCCTGGCCGACGGTCTGCACGACGTGTTCCTGCTCGGCCTGCCGATCGTGGCGTTCGTCCTCATCGTCACGCTGCTCATCAAGGCGTTGCCGCTGCGCGACACCGTGCACACCCCGGAAGAAGCCGGTCGAGAGATGCTGGACGGCCTGGGTCAGTCCAGCGCCGATGACCAGCGCGTCCCGCTGGGACGTGAATCGGGCGCGACCCGAACCAAGGAGCGCCTGCTCGGTCTTCGGCTGCAGCTGGTCTGCCGTCAGGCCTCGCGTACGGACACCCCACTGCTGCGAGCGGCAGTTAGCGAACTCGGCAGCGGCGACTTCGGGCGCGGCCTGGCTCTGCTGGAACGCACCGCGCACATGCTCACGACCGAAGACCACGAGTCGGCCGCGCGAGCCGAGCGGTACGCGATCGACGTGGCCAAGATGGGCTCGCGCAAGGGCGGGGTGTTGTCTGCGCAACTGCGCGAAACCCTTGCTGCTGCGGCGACCGATCTGGAGGACAACCAGGTGTTGGCCGGCCCGGAACCGACCGTGGCTGATCGTTACGAGGGCGTCGACATGGAGGCCCTCACTCAGGTCGGGACCGAGCTGACCAGCGCGCTGCTCGTCGATCTGCACCGGCGGCCCTAG